A region from the Clostridium beijerinckii genome encodes:
- a CDS encoding UDP-N-acetylglucosamine--LPS N-acetylglucosamine transferase, with the protein MKKVLILTTSTGQGHNQAASSVAESFENDGYKIIKIDFLAKNSKILNDVIVIGYELLASKFPKFYGLFYKLTDIKLTNNLLKLPFFLAKKKISKLIDEIKPDVIVATHALSISVISDLKKHGLKIPFILIVTDFKAHYIYVDSYVDAYITGSDYTKQSLIDRNINPDNIYPAGIPINSKFYTEVTSLDGLKDDEYFNLLLMSGSLGLNTIFIVLKELLKNPNKLRITIVCGKNDHLKNKLTKYCNNNQFKNKKLHILGFTKDISYLMDYCDVIISKPGGLTVTESIVKNIPLIIPFAIPGQENENIDFLTTKGYSIHVKDLNKINETVNYLIKNPDELSKMKLNLKLLSSTYSLTKIVDIANNLISPK; encoded by the coding sequence ATGAAAAAAGTTTTAATTTTAACAACATCTACAGGACAGGGACACAATCAAGCTGCTTCTTCGGTAGCTGAATCTTTTGAAAATGATGGTTATAAAATCATAAAAATTGATTTTCTAGCTAAAAATAGTAAAATTCTTAATGATGTAATTGTAATTGGATATGAACTTTTAGCTTCGAAATTTCCAAAGTTTTACGGATTGTTTTATAAGCTAACCGATATAAAATTAACTAATAATTTATTGAAGCTTCCTTTTTTTCTTGCAAAGAAAAAAATTTCAAAGCTAATAGATGAAATTAAACCTGATGTAATTGTTGCCACCCACGCTCTTAGCATTAGTGTAATTTCTGATTTAAAAAAACACGGATTAAAAATACCTTTTATTTTAATAGTTACAGATTTTAAAGCTCATTATATATATGTAGATTCTTATGTTGATGCTTATATTACCGGAAGTGATTACACTAAACAATCATTAATAGATAGAAATATTAACCCTGACAATATATATCCTGCAGGTATTCCTATAAACAGCAAATTTTATACAGAAGTTACATCTCTTGATGGTTTAAAGGATGATGAGTATTTTAATTTGTTACTTATGAGTGGAAGTCTTGGATTAAATACTATATTTATAGTTCTAAAAGAGTTATTAAAGAATCCAAATAAACTGCGAATTACAATAGTTTGTGGTAAAAATGATCATTTAAAAAATAAGCTAACAAAATATTGTAATAATAATCAATTTAAAAATAAGAAACTTCATATATTAGGTTTCACTAAAGATATATCTTATTTAATGGATTATTGTGATGTAATAATATCAAAGCCTGGTGGTTTAACTGTTACAGAATCCATAGTTAAAAACATTCCATTGATTATTCCCTTTGCTATCCCTGGTCAAGAAAATGAAAATATAGATTTTCTTACTACTAAAGGATACTCTATACACGTTAAAGATTTAAATAAAATTAATGAAACAGTAAATTATTTAATAAAAAATCCAGATGAATTATCTAAAATGAAACTTAACCTTAAATTATTATCTTCAACCTACTCGTTAACAAAGATTGTTGATATAGCAAATAATTTAATCTCACCAAAATGA
- a CDS encoding 50S ribosomal protein L31 encodes MREGIHPEYHTDAVVKCACGNTFTTGSVKEELKVEICSKCHPFFTGKQKILDIGGRVDKFKKRFNLDEK; translated from the coding sequence ATGAGAGAAGGCATACATCCTGAATACCACACAGACGCAGTGGTTAAGTGTGCATGTGGAAACACTTTCACTACTGGTTCTGTTAAAGAAGAACTAAAAGTTGAAATATGCTCTAAATGCCACCCATTCTTCACTGGTAAACAAAAAATCCTTGACATCGGCGGAAGAGTTGATAAGTTTAAAAAGAGATTCAACCTTGATGAAAAGTAA
- a CDS encoding thymidine kinase — MSKLYFRYGAMNSGKSTHLMQVAYNYEERGMKVIILKPKVDNKGGDTLVSRLGVKRQADLLILEDDNIFEIIDNYAKANKRIDCILVDEVQFMKSTQIDQLFEIAVKINIPIICYGLRTDFKRDGFEGSTRLLLLAHSIEEMKTICSCGKKAIFNGRKINDKFVFEGEQIAIDEQDDVKYESLCGDCYYKYTENNIRE, encoded by the coding sequence ATGAGTAAATTATATTTTAGATACGGCGCTATGAATTCTGGTAAGTCAACTCATTTAATGCAAGTTGCTTATAATTATGAAGAGCGTGGAATGAAAGTGATTATTTTAAAACCTAAGGTTGACAATAAAGGTGGAGATACGCTTGTATCTAGGCTGGGGGTAAAAAGGCAAGCAGATTTGTTGATTTTAGAAGATGATAATATTTTTGAAATAATTGATAACTATGCAAAAGCAAATAAAAGAATAGATTGTATATTGGTGGATGAAGTTCAATTTATGAAAAGTACTCAAATAGATCAATTATTTGAAATTGCAGTTAAAATTAATATACCTATTATATGTTATGGACTTAGAACTGATTTTAAAAGAGATGGCTTTGAAGGTAGCACAAGGTTATTGTTATTAGCTCATAGTATAGAAGAAATGAAAACAATATGTTCATGTGGTAAAAAAGCTATATTTAATGGAAGAAAAATAAATGATAAGTTTGTATTTGAAGGAGAACAAATTGCAATTGACGAGCAAGATGATGTAAAATATGAATCATTATGTGGAGATTGTTATTACAAATATACAGAAAATAATATAAGAGAGTAA